The region GCGTTCGCGCAGGCGAGCCCAAAAATAACCGCCGATGCCCCACGAGCCGATGCCTATCCTCTTGCCGCGCAGCTCGTCGATCGTCCGGATCTCCGGCTGCGCGATGAGGCCTTCGGCGCCTTCAGAATATGCGAGTACGGCGACGCCCTTCACCGTCTTCATCCTTTGCGCGAGTTGCAACAGGCCGCTGAAGCTACTGGCCAACGCGTCGAGCCGACCGGCCTCATAGGCTTGAACAGCCGCCGAGAAGGAGCTGAATTCTCTGAGCTCCACCGCCACACCCTCCTCTCGAAAGAACCCTTGCCTCTCAGCCACTTCGAGAAAGAGGTGCCCAGGGAAAGGGCTATACCCGATCCGAACCGGATTCGGCGAAGGCTCGCGACAACTGCCGCCCAAAAGCGCGAGCACGCAAAGACTCACTCTCAGGAGGTGACCAGAGAGCCTTCGGCACGCTCTCCTCTGCGCACTTTGTTCGACTCTCCATCGGTCGAGCATCGAGCATCCGCCTGTGCACAGTCATACACGCCCCTCGCACGGACTGCTGCGAACCCCCATCATTTTCGGAGAGGCGATCGGTTGGGACAATACGATATTCGCCGGATTTTCATAGGGGCGAGAACCGGAAAAAGGGGCCCTGTGTGCCAGCCTATCTCGATCTCGTGGCTGTCCGAGCCGAGACTTGTTCCAATGGCGAGGTCTTGGAATGACGAGCGCGCCTTATCTCTTCCCCGGCCCGTAGAGGATTCGCCCCGGACGAGCCTCCGTAAACTGCCCATCCTGGATGACCGGGAGGCCATTCACGAGCACATGGCGGATTCCCTCGGCATACTGGTGCGGATTCTCGAACGTCGCGCGGTCTATGACCCGTTCGGGATCGAAGATGACCAAGTCTGCTGCCATCCCTGGTCGAATCATGCCGCGGTCCCAAAAGCCGAAGACTTGCGCCGGAAGGCTCGTCATCTTGCGGATGGCTTCCTCCCAAGAGAGAAGCGCTTTCTCGCGTACGTACCGACCGAGAACACGCGCGTTATTTCCGTAACCTCGAGGATGTGGCACACCCTGGCCCGGTTCCAAAACGCCAGCATCGGATGCGATCATGGTGAATGGTTGCCGCAAGATGTGCTCGATGTCGCGCTCGTTCATCTTGTGATAGACCATCTGCACGCGCGATTCACTCGCGAGGAACATCTCGATGATTTGCTCAGCTTGCTCCTCGACGTTCGACTTCCGGCGAACGAGTCGCGTGATCTCGGCGATGTTTTTGCCGTTGAAACTCGGATCGGGACGATATTGGGCGACGTAGGCGTAGGCGTAGTCCTTGAATCCTTGATCGCGGAGGGTGCGGATCATCTCTCGCTTGATGCGCTCGCGTAGTTTCGGGTCGCGGAGCCGTTCGACGGCTTTCGCTCGACCACCGTCGTGAACCCAGCTCGGCAAAAGCGTCTCTATGCCCGTGCTGGAGGCGGGATACACGTATTGGTCCACCGTCACGGGAAGCCCTCGAGCACGTGCCTCGTGAATGAGCTGAACGGTTCGGCGGCTCTCTCCCCAGAGTTTCTTGCTCGACACCTTGAAGTGAGAGATTTGCACGGGCGCGTTCGCGCGTTCGCCAATAGCGATGGCTTCTCGAATCGCGTCCAGGACGCCGTTGCCCTCGTCACGAATGTGGCTGACATAGATGCCCCCATATCGAGCGGCGACGCGAGCCAGCTCGACGATCTCCTCGGTCTTGGCATATGTCCCAGGGATGTAGATGAGTCCGGTCGAGAAACCAACGGCGCCCTCCCGCATCGCCTGGTCAACGAGGTGTTTCATTCGTTCCAATTCTTCCGAAGTGGGCTCGCGCGCATCGTCGCCCATGACGGCGCGGCGGACCGAATTGTGTCCGATGAGTGTCGCCAGATTGATCGAAAGGCCCTGTTCTTGCAAGCGGCGCAGAGCATCTCCAATGGGGAGCCAGGAACTGCCACAGTTGCCCGTCACGACTGTCGTCACACCCATGCGCAAGAAATTCTCAGCCGTCGGTCGGCGGAAGATCCCTCCCTCTACATGCGTGTGCACATCAATGAAGCCGGGAGCAACGATGAGTCCTTGCGCATCGAGGACACGCGTCGCATCTTCCGGGCGAATCCGCCCGATCGCCGCGATTCGTCCCTCGCGGATTCCGATGTCGGCGATGAACCACGGATTCCCCGTCCCATCCACGATGCGCCCATTTCGGATCACGATGTCGTAGGCCGGCGCCGTGGCCCACGCAGATGTCCAGAGGAAGATCGCGCTCAAAATCCACGACATCCATCTGTGCCTTCGCATCGCTCACCTCCTCGATGTGAAGTCATGCTTCGCGGCAGGAAAAATATACCCGCTTTCTCAGCCTTGGGAAAGGCGCCGGTTCCGGAAGAAGGCGCACGCGTTCGGGGTTCGCTGGACTGTTCCTTATCGGCGGAGGATCATCCAGAGCCCGGCCGCAATCAGCACGCCGCCGAATAACCGTTCGAGAGTCGTGCCCTGGAGAGAGATGGAGAGGCGCGCCCCCCAATATGCTCCGACGAACAAGCCGGCGGCCAAAAGGGCCGCATATCCCAGGTGAACGTATCCATCGCGGTAGTACTGAAGCGCTCCGAGCAAACCCACGGGCAGCAGCAAAGCCGCCAAGCTCGTCCCAACGGCTTCATGGGGGGAGAGGTTCAGGCCGTAGATCAAGATCGGGACGATGAGGATTCCGCCTCCAATGCCGAACATCCCGGAGAGCAAGCCTGCTCCAGCGCCGAGCGCCAGGACCAGCAGATGCTTCATACGCGCCATCCTCCTCATGACGGTGTTGGGCCTATAGCGTAACAAGGGATCGGGCGCGCGACAATTTGCCACGCGCATTGACGGCGTCCATTGAGGCGACGACCTGCGGCGCGCGCTCAGGCGAGCATGATTCCGATGGGCTCTCGTGCTTGAGGAACCCTCACCGTGCTCTGAGGATCGTTTCCCCTTCGGCGAGGCCGTCGAGAACTTCCACGTGCATCTCGTCGCGCGCGCCGAGACGCACTGGGCGTTCGATCCAGCGATCGCCTTGTCTCACCTTAACGAATGTCTGACCTTGGCGCTCGATGACGGCGCTCGTGGGAATGATGAGCACGTTCTCCCTTCTGGCCAGTTCAATGACGACATCCACGCGCAAGCCAATGATGAGCCGTCCGCGCGCGGCCGGGTCGAGTTCAATCCAAGTCTCCAAGATTTCGCGGTCGAGTTTCTCAGCGGGATTATCGCTCTGGAGCGTCTTTCGACCCACGGCTGCGCCGATCTTCACGACGCGTCCAGTGAAAACTTCGCCGCGATAGGCATCAGCGGTGATGAACGCCGGAGCCCCGAGGCGAATTTTCGCGACATCGGTCTCATCAATCTCAGCACGGACGCGAAGTCGAGAATCATCGGCCATGGAGAGAACCGGTTGCCCGAGCATCTCTGGGCGCACGATCTCGCCAGGTCGCATGAAGCGTCGAAGGATGAGGCCATCGCAAGGGGCGCGAAGACGCGTCTGCTCATATTGCGCTTCCGCTTCGCGCAGTCGCGCTCGCGCTAAGCGAACCTCAGCCTCGGCGGCAGCAATCTCTTCGGGACGACTTCCCGCGAGGACGCGCTCGTAGTGCTGTCGCGCGGCCTCCAAGCGCGCGTGAGCCGTTCGCCACTCTCGTTCGGCCCGCTCCAGTTCCTCGTGGGAGAGGATGCCGCGCTCATGTAGCCGCCGAGCGCGTTCATACACCGCCTCGGCATGCGCAGCGACGGCGCGTGCTTCTTCGACAGCCGCCCGCGCTTGTTCTCTCTCCTCGGCGCGGGCTCCAGCCCGCAGAAGCGCCAATTGAGCTTCGGCTTTGGCGAGAAGGGCGCGTTCGGCCTCCACGCGCGCCCATTGCTCAGCGTTCTCCATTTCAGCGAGCACCTGATCGCGACGGACGCGCTCGCCCTCTTCAACATAGATAGCGCGAATGCGACCTGGGATCTTAAAGCCCAGCAAGATCTCTTCGGACACCCCTTCGACGCGTCCATTGGCGGCGATGCGCCAATGGATCTGCCCACGCCGCACGCTCGCCGTCGGCGGAGAGTTTCGAGAATTCCGAACGAAATACATGCTCACGGAGGTCAGGAGCGCGAGCAGCACAAGGAGACCGCCGATCCACGTGCGATTATTCATCTTCGCTCCCCAAGATGAGTGACTTCGCGCTGACTGTCAACGCTCTCGCGGGCGACGATGCTGCCATCCTCCATATAGAGGACCTCGTCGGCGAGATCCCGAACGCGCTGATCGTGAGTGACCATGAAGACGAGTCGTCCTTCGTTGCGGGCGAGATCGGCCAGGATTTCTACGATCTGTCGGCCCGTTCGGGAGTCGAGCATGCCCGTGGGTTCATCGGCCAGAATGATCGGCGGATCTCCGGCGAGAGCCCGCGCCAAGGCGACGCGCTGCTTCTCACCGCCGCTCAAATCTCGTGGGAGGAAGTGGAGCCGATCGCTCAATCCCACGCGGGCGAGAAGTTCCACGGCTCGCTGTCGCGCCATACGCCCATTGATCCCCTTCAGGTTCAGCGCCAGCTCGACGTTCTCCAGAGCCGTCAACGCCGGGAAAAGGTTGAACGTTTGAAAGACGAAGCCCGTGTAACGCCGTCGCAAGAAAGGCAAGGTGCGTTCATCGAGAGCCGAGACTTCGTGCTCGAAGAGGAAGAGGCGTCCTTGCGTCGGCTTCAACAGACACCCCATGAGCATGAGCAACGTCGTCTTGCCGCTGCCGGAGGGGCCCATCAGGAGGATGAAGCGCCCACCCCCGAGTTCCAAGCTCACCTCGCGCACGGCGACCACGGTCGAAGCTCCTTCGCCATAGGTCTTGCTGATTCGCTCGAGAACGAGCCACGGCGCGTCCATACACTTCAACTCCGAAAGACGAGCGCTGGATCAAGTCGCGTGACTTTGTAGATCGAGAGGATCGAGGCCCCGACGCACATGATGAGCGTAAGGCCGAAAATGCCCGCGAGGACTTCGAGCGGGAGATACGCTTCTAACCCGGCTCGCCGCGCCACGCTCAAAAACGCGCGCGCCAGCAACATGCCCGTCGCGTAGCCGATGACCGCCATGATAAGAGCTTGCGTGAGGATGATGCGATAGAGATCGGCGTTCGAGGCCCCGATGGCCTTGAGCGTGCCGAACTCTTTGAGATGCTCCATGGTGGAGGCGTAGATCGTTTGCCCCACAATGACCGTTCCGACCAACAGTCCCAATAAGGCCGTGCTCAGCAGGGCGATCCCCGCCCCCGTCACGAGCAGCCAATATCGCCGCGACTTCCAACTGAATTCGCGCTTGGTGTAGACGTCCACGCCCGTGAGCGTGCGCGCCAAGTTTTCCTTGACCTCCTCGACCGTATATCCGGGGGCGACCTTCACCAGGACATAGACCGTTTGCCCCGGCGGAATGAAGGAGAGTTTCAAAGCGTTCTTGAACGAGGTGAAGACAAAAGGACTGCCGACGAAGGACTTCGCACCGCGCGTGATCCCGGCGATACGCGCCTTGTGCCCGACGATCTCCACCTCGTCGCCCACACGCGGGAAGCCCAGGCGTTCTCGGTCTGCCTCGTCAATGAAGATCTGGGTGAAGTATTTCACGTCTTCGAGATTCCCTTCGACGATGTTCCACGGGGCACCGACTCGCGTCTCCGGATTGAAGCCGATGACCTGAATGGTCTCTTGCCCGCCGTCGGGCATCTTCCAATAACTGAAGCCCATGAGGAACTTCTCAGCCCAGAGAACGCCCGGGACGCGACGCGCTTCGTAGAGCTTCTGCTCGGAGAAGGGCAGGCCAAAGTCGAAATTCTTCAAATTCTTCGCCGTGATCCAAATATCGGCCTCAATGTGATCAATGATGACGGAGGCATTGGTCATGAACTTCAGGAAGAAGCCGATCTGCAAGGTCATGAGCACGACGGCGAATTGAATGCCGAGGAGAGCGACCGCGAAGCGCACGCGATCGTGAAACAGATTCTTTCTCGCCAGCGAAACCATCTCCGCCTCGATCCATCTCTCCCTGCTGCGCTTCTCATGCTCCAAGTATACGCGACGGCCATCGCGCGGGGAAAGGCGCGGCCTTGCCTTCAGCACGGGGACGGCGTACATTAATGGCGAAATCATGAAGCCACGCTGAGGGGGAGGAGCGAAGTATGATCGTAGCGGCCGACCTCAGAGCGGGCATGGTGATTAAGATCGAGGGCGAGTTGTATCGCCTGATTGAGGCCGAATACCACGCCGGCGGCGGACAATTCGGCGGGATGATATTCGCCAAGGCGCGGAATCTTCGGACCAATCACGTCAAGGAGTGGCGCTTCCATCCCGATGAGAAGCTCGAGGACGTGATGCTCGAACGCCAGGAGATGGAGTATCTCTACACTGACGGCGAGGACTTCTACTTCATGAATCCGGAGACCTTCGAGCAGATCAGTCTCCCGCGCGAGGCGATCGGGCATCGGGAGCGATTCCTGCAGCCGAACATGCGCATCCCGGTTGAGATGTATGACGGTGTGCCGGTGAACGTCGTCTTCCCGGAAGTCGTGGAGTTGAGAGTCGTCTCGGCCCCACCTGGATTGCGCGAGCATGAGACGAGCACCTATAAGACCGTGATCTTGGAGAACGGCATGGA is a window of Blastocatellia bacterium DNA encoding:
- a CDS encoding ABC transporter substrate-binding protein, with amino-acid sequence MLDRWRVEQSAQRRACRRLSGHLLRVSLCVLALLGGSCREPSPNPVRIGYSPFPGHLFLEVAERQGFFREEGVAVELREFSSFSAAVQAYEAGRLDALASSFSGLLQLAQRMKTVKGVAVLAYSEGAEGLIAQPEIRTIDELRGKRIGIGSWGIGGYFWARLRER
- a CDS encoding D-aminoacylase; translated protein: MRRHRWMSWILSAIFLWTSAWATAPAYDIVIRNGRIVDGTGNPWFIADIGIREGRIAAIGRIRPEDATRVLDAQGLIVAPGFIDVHTHVEGGIFRRPTAENFLRMGVTTVVTGNCGSSWLPIGDALRRLQEQGLSINLATLIGHNSVRRAVMGDDAREPTSEELERMKHLVDQAMREGAVGFSTGLIYIPGTYAKTEEIVELARVAARYGGIYVSHIRDEGNGVLDAIREAIAIGERANAPVQISHFKVSSKKLWGESRRTVQLIHEARARGLPVTVDQYVYPASSTGIETLLPSWVHDGGRAKAVERLRDPKLRERIKREMIRTLRDQGFKDYAYAYVAQYRPDPSFNGKNIAEITRLVRRKSNVEEQAEQIIEMFLASESRVQMVYHKMNERDIEHILRQPFTMIASDAGVLEPGQGVPHPRGYGNNARVLGRYVREKALLSWEEAIRKMTSLPAQVFGFWDRGMIRPGMAADLVIFDPERVIDRATFENPHQYAEGIRHVLVNGLPVIQDGQFTEARPGRILYGPGKR
- a CDS encoding sulfite exporter TauE/SafE family protein, translated to MRRMARMKHLLVLALGAGAGLLSGMFGIGGGILIVPILIYGLNLSPHEAVGTSLAALLLPVGLLGALQYYRDGYVHLGYAALLAAGLFVGAYWGARLSISLQGTTLERLFGGVLIAAGLWMILRR
- a CDS encoding efflux RND transporter periplasmic adaptor subunit codes for the protein MNNRTWIGGLLVLLALLTSVSMYFVRNSRNSPPTASVRRGQIHWRIAANGRVEGVSEEILLGFKIPGRIRAIYVEEGERVRRDQVLAEMENAEQWARVEAERALLAKAEAQLALLRAGARAEEREQARAAVEEARAVAAHAEAVYERARRLHERGILSHEELERAEREWRTAHARLEAARQHYERVLAGSRPEEIAAAEAEVRLARARLREAEAQYEQTRLRAPCDGLILRRFMRPGEIVRPEMLGQPVLSMADDSRLRVRAEIDETDVAKIRLGAPAFITADAYRGEVFTGRVVKIGAAVGRKTLQSDNPAEKLDREILETWIELDPAARGRLIIGLRVDVVIELARRENVLIIPTSAVIERQGQTFVKVRQGDRWIERPVRLGARDEMHVEVLDGLAEGETILRAR
- a CDS encoding ABC transporter ATP-binding protein; its protein translation is MDAPWLVLERISKTYGEGASTVVAVREVSLELGGGRFILLMGPSGSGKTTLLMLMGCLLKPTQGRLFLFEHEVSALDERTLPFLRRRYTGFVFQTFNLFPALTALENVELALNLKGINGRMARQRAVELLARVGLSDRLHFLPRDLSGGEKQRVALARALAGDPPIILADEPTGMLDSRTGRQIVEILADLARNEGRLVFMVTHDQRVRDLADEVLYMEDGSIVARESVDSQREVTHLGERR
- a CDS encoding FtsX-like permease family protein; this encodes MVSLARKNLFHDRVRFAVALLGIQFAVVLMTLQIGFFLKFMTNASVIIDHIEADIWITAKNLKNFDFGLPFSEQKLYEARRVPGVLWAEKFLMGFSYWKMPDGGQETIQVIGFNPETRVGAPWNIVEGNLEDVKYFTQIFIDEADRERLGFPRVGDEVEIVGHKARIAGITRGAKSFVGSPFVFTSFKNALKLSFIPPGQTVYVLVKVAPGYTVEEVKENLARTLTGVDVYTKREFSWKSRRYWLLVTGAGIALLSTALLGLLVGTVIVGQTIYASTMEHLKEFGTLKAIGASNADLYRIILTQALIMAVIGYATGMLLARAFLSVARRAGLEAYLPLEVLAGIFGLTLIMCVGASILSIYKVTRLDPALVFRS
- a CDS encoding elongation factor P → MIVAADLRAGMVIKIEGELYRLIEAEYHAGGGQFGGMIFAKARNLRTNHVKEWRFHPDEKLEDVMLERQEMEYLYTDGEDFYFMNPETFEQISLPREAIGHRERFLQPNMRIPVEMYDGVPVNVVFPEVVELRVVSAPPGLREHETSTYKTVILENGMEVLVPQFIKEGEIVRIEVETGKYLERVREVRKPGT